The proteins below are encoded in one region of Halalkalicoccus jeotgali B3:
- a CDS encoding DUF5814 domain-containing protein, with translation MAITDKIYVKNHRQLASQLDTSIPKGAFKGATLDLLFQGDGLEKLDEASRERVLDFAQDFLDCGCDTNPYCGHPEQKFMRYLLELRAGGLGPEAIVDVMSDDYMVYAYPGDVLSFLDDSVRTLEAIEALADVEGNTEIEHAAGTKKRELSG, from the coding sequence GTGGCCATCACCGACAAGATCTACGTCAAGAACCACCGTCAACTCGCCTCCCAACTCGACACCTCGATTCCCAAGGGAGCGTTCAAGGGGGCGACGCTCGACCTCCTCTTTCAAGGCGACGGACTGGAGAAACTCGACGAGGCCTCCCGTGAGCGGGTGCTGGATTTCGCACAGGACTTCCTCGATTGTGGCTGCGATACCAACCCCTACTGTGGCCACCCGGAACAGAAGTTCATGCGCTATCTCCTCGAACTCCGCGCCGGAGGGCTCGGCCCCGAGGCGATCGTCGATGTGATGAGCGACGACTACATGGTGTACGCCTACCCCGGTGACGTCCTCTCGTTTCTCGACGATTCAGTCAGAACGCTCGAAGCGATCGAGGCGCTCGCGGACGTCGAGGGGAACACGGAGATCGAGCACGCGGCAGGAACGAAAAAACGCGAGCTGTCGGGCTAA
- a CDS encoding RPA family protein, with protein MSQAPTRELAQRVFASEFNDAGYTFKESDDERAPLYALLPTGARANRVFIVGTLTEKSDVGEDSEYWQGRIVDPTGTFFVYAGQYQPEAANFLREVEPPAYVAIVGKPRTYETDEGDVNVSVRPESITEVDVGTRDRWVVETAERTIERIEAFDEEANEYAAMAREEYDLPVENYQQNLLSALESVEGSEETGENEETAETTA; from the coding sequence ATGAGCCAAGCACCCACCCGCGAGCTCGCCCAGCGCGTGTTCGCAAGCGAGTTCAACGACGCCGGCTACACGTTCAAAGAGAGCGACGACGAGCGCGCACCGCTGTACGCCTTGCTTCCGACGGGCGCGCGGGCCAACCGCGTGTTTATCGTCGGAACGCTGACCGAGAAAAGCGACGTCGGCGAGGACAGCGAGTACTGGCAGGGTCGGATCGTCGACCCCACCGGGACCTTTTTCGTCTACGCCGGCCAATACCAGCCCGAAGCCGCGAACTTCCTGCGGGAGGTCGAGCCGCCGGCGTACGTCGCGATCGTCGGCAAGCCGCGCACCTACGAGACCGACGAGGGCGACGTGAACGTCTCGGTTCGGCCGGAGTCGATCACCGAAGTCGACGTCGGTACTCGTGATCGCTGGGTCGTCGAGACCGCAGAACGGACCATCGAGCGCATCGAAGCGTTCGATGAGGAGGCAAACGAGTACGCCGCGATGGCTCGCGAGGAGTACGACCTGCCGGTCGAGAACTACCAGCAGAACCTGCTTTCGGCGCTCGAAAGCGTCGAGGGGAGCGAGGAAACCGGCGAGAACGAGGAGACCGCCGAAACCACGGCGTAG
- a CDS encoding ribbon-helix-helix protein, CopG family: MGNKNKTISFRVNEDVFETLREIAEERDISLSAVFRDYVDTLVAHDGQVQVVPEHELAGETADEFPPKVEVPKSFIREHERLELEAEHLRDQLDEHKRYITQLRQQLDDEDVSDVVHLEELDRENGKKADSYRLG; the protein is encoded by the coding sequence ATGGGCAACAAGAACAAGACGATCTCGTTTCGCGTCAACGAAGACGTCTTCGAGACGCTCAGAGAGATCGCAGAGGAGCGTGACATCTCGCTGTCGGCAGTGTTTCGCGACTACGTCGATACGCTGGTTGCCCACGACGGCCAGGTGCAAGTGGTTCCCGAGCACGAACTCGCCGGCGAAACCGCAGACGAGTTCCCGCCGAAAGTCGAGGTACCGAAGAGCTTCATTCGCGAGCACGAACGCCTCGAACTCGAAGCCGAACACCTTCGTGATCAGCTCGACGAACACAAACGCTACATCACGCAGCTTCGTCAGCAGCTCGACGACGAGGACGTCAGCGATGTCGTCCACTTAGAGGAGCTAGACCGGGAAAACGGAAAGAAAGCCGACAGCTACAGGCTGGGTTAG
- a CDS encoding DUF7091 family protein, with product MDRFVRTTLREAGRRYERARRDYEDARGSVFADEARIVCRRYAEKRTVELDENERPDCYDAGHPDCEGCVEDLDDGTIETW from the coding sequence ATGGATCGGTTCGTGCGAACGACCCTTCGTGAGGCGGGGCGACGCTACGAGAGGGCCCGTCGCGATTACGAGGACGCACGGGGTTCCGTTTTCGCCGACGAGGCGAGAATCGTCTGTCGACGATACGCGGAGAAACGTACCGTCGAACTCGACGAGAACGAACGCCCCGACTGCTACGATGCCGGCCACCCTGACTGCGAAGGCTGCGTCGAGGACCTCGACGACGGGACGATCGAAACCTGGTAA
- a CDS encoding replication protein A (Replication protein A protects and stabilize the intermediate ssDNA that is generated by the unwinding action of a DNA helicase at the replication fork. In addition, SSBs prevent the formation of secondary structures by single-stranded template DNA.) — protein MTDLRQHAESIADQFSEHLDISTDEVESRLETLVTEYKIPAEEARRSVTNHYLDEAGLDRDSLGGGSNSEVQLTEIDAAEQWVDLTVKVVDLWEPRSDSIAQVGLLGDPSGTLKFTKWAKSDLPELEEDGVYRLENVVTDEYQGQFSVKLNRTTGISELDEELEVGDDETEIEGAFVDVQSGSGLIKRCPEEGCTRVLQNGRCSEHGEVEGEFDLRIKGVLDDGREVQEVIFDKEATEEVAEIGLDEAKQMAMDALDTTVVADEIRGKLLGRYYRVRGPTFGRYVLADAVEELGGPTDPEETLIKARSI, from the coding sequence ATGACAGACCTGCGACAGCACGCGGAAAGCATAGCGGACCAGTTCTCCGAGCACCTCGATATCAGTACCGACGAGGTCGAGTCTCGGCTCGAAACGCTCGTCACCGAGTACAAGATCCCCGCGGAGGAAGCCCGTCGAAGCGTGACGAACCACTACCTCGACGAGGCGGGGTTGGATCGCGACTCCCTCGGCGGCGGGTCGAACAGCGAGGTTCAGCTTACCGAAATCGACGCCGCAGAACAGTGGGTCGACCTCACGGTCAAAGTCGTCGACCTCTGGGAACCCCGAAGCGACTCGATCGCCCAAGTGGGACTGCTGGGCGATCCCTCCGGCACGCTGAAGTTCACCAAGTGGGCCAAATCGGACCTGCCCGAACTCGAAGAGGACGGAGTCTATCGATTGGAGAACGTCGTCACCGACGAGTATCAGGGCCAGTTCTCGGTAAAGCTCAACCGGACGACCGGGATCAGCGAACTCGACGAGGAGCTCGAAGTCGGCGACGACGAAACCGAGATCGAGGGCGCGTTCGTCGACGTGCAGTCGGGCTCGGGCCTGATCAAGCGCTGTCCCGAGGAGGGCTGTACGCGCGTCCTCCAGAACGGGCGGTGTTCGGAACACGGCGAGGTCGAAGGCGAGTTCGACCTCCGAATCAAGGGCGTTCTCGACGACGGTCGGGAGGTCCAGGAAGTGATCTTCGATAAGGAAGCAACCGAAGAGGTCGCCGAGATCGGCCTGGACGAAGCCAAGCAGATGGCGATGGACGCACTCGATACGACGGTCGTCGCCGACGAAATCAGGGGCAAGCTGCTCGGGCGCTACTACCGCGTCCGCGGCCCGACGTTCGGGCGGTACGTGCTCGCCGACGCAGTCGAGGAACTGGGCGGGCCGACCGATCCCGAAGAGACGCTGATCAAAGCGAGGTCGATCTAA
- a CDS encoding Tfx family DNA-binding protein has protein sequence MNEANDYDIDALLDQVGFEADRNVLTRRQAEVLALRERDVPQADIAQRLGTSRANVSSIETSARTNVEKARETIAFAEALNAPVRVDVAAGVDLYDIPSRVYAACDDADVKVNQTAPELMKSVSDAAGDAVSGREVKRDLLVGVTIDGTVRVRRQELD, from the coding sequence ATGAACGAGGCGAACGACTACGATATCGACGCGCTGCTCGATCAGGTGGGATTCGAGGCCGACCGGAACGTTCTGACCCGGCGCCAGGCCGAGGTCCTCGCACTGCGCGAGCGCGACGTTCCCCAGGCCGATATCGCCCAGCGACTCGGTACGTCCCGCGCGAACGTCTCCAGTATCGAAACGAGCGCTCGGACGAACGTCGAGAAGGCCCGCGAAACCATCGCGTTCGCCGAAGCGCTCAACGCCCCGGTCCGCGTCGATGTCGCCGCCGGAGTCGACCTCTATGACATTCCCTCGCGAGTGTATGCCGCCTGCGACGACGCCGACGTCAAGGTGAATCAGACCGCACCGGAACTGATGAAATCGGTCAGCGACGCCGCGGGCGACGCGGTGAGCGGACGCGAGGTCAAACGCGACCTCCTCGTCGGCGTCACCATCGACGGCACCGTACGCGTCCGCCGGCAGGAACTCGACTGA
- a CDS encoding TRAM domain-containing protein, protein MPDCPLADECPSYSERIAGMGCQHYGDRGGAEWCNHYNQPIRELKQQPVQPGEEVVIEVDDMHESGAGVGRTEDGFIVMVDGILPVARARVKVTRVHSNHARGEEIERLPLEPDENGADDEGDERDGEREEDNGSASKPDRERLGSRDNFWGA, encoded by the coding sequence ATGCCGGACTGTCCGCTCGCAGACGAGTGCCCGAGCTATTCGGAGCGAATCGCCGGGATGGGGTGTCAACACTACGGTGATCGCGGTGGCGCGGAGTGGTGTAACCACTACAACCAGCCGATCCGCGAACTGAAACAACAGCCCGTCCAACCCGGCGAGGAAGTCGTCATCGAGGTCGACGACATGCACGAGAGCGGGGCCGGCGTGGGCCGGACCGAGGACGGGTTCATCGTGATGGTCGACGGCATCCTGCCGGTCGCCCGCGCTCGCGTGAAGGTAACGAGGGTCCACTCGAACCACGCGCGCGGCGAGGAGATCGAACGGTTACCCCTCGAGCCCGACGAGAACGGGGCAGACGACGAGGGGGACGAACGCGATGGGGAGCGCGAGGAGGACAACGGGTCGGCGTCCAAACCGGACCGCGAACGACTCGGCAGTCGGGACAACTTCTGGGGCGCATAG